From Thermogemmata fonticola, one genomic window encodes:
- the pilM gene encoding type IV pilus biogenesis protein PilM, with protein sequence MARYLALDLTPDGILLAAGSVSRLGQVRVDQVLTWTEAEGTPPPPLTLDTATALGEQLRQRLKDAGIAPAPVLVAVGRGRVILKELRYPAVPPTDEPNVVKYQAIRELSESPDDVVIDYTPLSNGVPEGERRSMAVILRKDLLSAIQKMCSAAGLKLLAVTPRPYAVAAELGRAQANGLAPQPETPGAAVATLLLSPVGGEFTVVRNGEVQFTRDLPAPVFASESTLLAEVRRNLTLYTSVGSQYPLGALHVYEADGRYAPRLRAALPLPVHAHDPLQGFVLELHQSLRGRCAALVGLLVAQASRSLAINFVQPRQPQSSRDPYKVRLVAVASLAALLLFLGGVFGYWKVHDAEREIVQLQRRKQDLENEVKLLEPDAKRLDAVRKWQARGVNWLDELYDWSDRFPHGKGVHATQFLASAIPPDSKTGKQPHQAKVELKFKAPDNQAATHLYSELHYGEAKYYAGVRQTTIAPNSDYAISANVNARPPQEYTRAPEKFTPPDRRGYPPSPSTKDGKEGKGKNR encoded by the coding sequence GTGGCTCGTTATCTTGCACTCGATTTGACGCCAGATGGGATTCTGTTGGCAGCGGGAAGCGTTAGCCGACTTGGGCAAGTCCGCGTTGATCAAGTGCTCACGTGGACCGAAGCGGAGGGTACTCCCCCTCCCCCCTTGACACTTGACACCGCTACGGCCCTTGGAGAGCAACTCCGTCAAAGGCTCAAGGACGCGGGGATCGCTCCCGCTCCTGTATTGGTGGCAGTCGGCCGGGGACGGGTCATCCTCAAAGAGCTGCGCTATCCCGCCGTCCCGCCCACTGACGAACCCAACGTGGTCAAATATCAAGCCATCCGCGAGCTGTCGGAATCTCCCGACGATGTGGTAATCGACTACACGCCGCTGTCCAATGGCGTCCCCGAAGGTGAACGGCGAAGCATGGCAGTGATCCTTCGTAAGGACCTGCTCAGCGCCATTCAGAAGATGTGTTCGGCAGCGGGTCTAAAACTGCTTGCCGTCACGCCACGGCCTTATGCCGTAGCGGCAGAATTGGGACGTGCCCAGGCCAACGGCTTGGCTCCTCAGCCGGAAACTCCAGGCGCTGCCGTTGCGACCTTGCTCCTCAGCCCCGTCGGGGGGGAGTTTACAGTAGTCCGCAATGGGGAAGTCCAGTTCACCCGGGACCTACCCGCCCCCGTCTTCGCCTCCGAAAGCACTTTGCTTGCAGAAGTTCGTCGAAATCTGACCCTCTACACTAGCGTAGGCTCTCAATATCCCCTAGGTGCCTTGCATGTCTACGAAGCGGATGGCCGATACGCTCCTCGCCTGCGCGCCGCCCTGCCTCTACCCGTGCATGCCCATGATCCCCTACAGGGATTCGTGCTCGAATTGCATCAAAGTCTGCGGGGCCGCTGCGCCGCCTTGGTCGGCTTACTCGTGGCCCAGGCTTCCCGTTCCCTCGCCATCAATTTCGTCCAGCCGCGCCAACCGCAATCAAGCCGCGATCCCTACAAAGTCCGCCTCGTTGCTGTGGCCAGCCTCGCTGCTCTGCTCCTCTTCCTCGGTGGTGTCTTCGGTTACTGGAAGGTCCACGATGCCGAGCGAGAAATCGTCCAGCTTCAACGTCGTAAACAGGACCTGGAAAACGAAGTCAAACTGTTGGAACCGGATGCCAAGCGCCTGGACGCCGTCCGAAAATGGCAGGCCCGCGGCGTGAACTGGCTCGACGAGCTTTACGACTGGAGCGATCGCTTCCCCCACGGTAAAGGAGTTCATGCCACCCAATTCCTAGCCAGCGCCATTCCCCCAGATAGCAAAACGGGAAAACAACCGCACCAGGCCAAAGTGGAATTGAAATTCAAGGCCCCGGACAACCAGGCCGCCACTCACCTCTACAGCGAGTTGCATTACGGTGAAGCCAAATACTATGCCGGTGTCCGCCAGACGACGATAGCCCCCAACTCCGACTACGCGATTTCGGCTAACGTCAATGCCCGGCCCCCACAGGAGTACACCCGCGCCCCCGAAAAGTTTACACCCCCTGATCGCCGGGGCTATCCCCCCTCCCCTTCCACCAAGGACGGGAAAGAAGGTAAGGGGAAAAACCGCTAG
- a CDS encoding type II secretion system protein GspK, translated as MTPHPLGNQGRLRGIGRDPRPGYVLIAVLIVILVLSLVAYRFSDAMVSELRAGVRSADYAQVRAAAASGVHYAAALLADPELLALDVGNPYDNPAYFQDIPVPLDPTNPSGKQAYFSIIHVAPLTGGGYQQRFGLADEGGKININALIALDPTGETLYNALLKLPNMTPEIADAIVDWVDSNEDTRPNGAESAYYRGLAQPYSAKNGPLNTLDELLLVKGVTPQLLYGTDRNRNGIDDENAGWVDRGWSDYLTVYGREVNVDSSGILRIWINGDDIVGIYQALLNSGLDADMAAYIVAVKIFGSNNLLRVTDDGQIQSQNKGMGRGMGMGKQQQEVYVPVGAEDLISAVEARLATIATSGRAINSVLDLINTGIVLQRNSRSNPPQSLVYFSPLNDPARRAELLPVLLDKISTREAVEMIPRLNVNTASREALLGLPGLTETDVDNILAVRDNIVPFSLEAMTGAWLLTEAGLSVSKFRNLERLITGTSMVYRVEVVGYFAEGGPTARVEAVIDSNLGAPRILYFRDLGDLDQPRAYSPQRSINP; from the coding sequence ATGACACCTCATCCCTTAGGAAACCAAGGTCGGCTGCGCGGGATCGGCCGCGATCCGCGACCGGGATACGTTCTGATCGCGGTGCTCATAGTGATCCTGGTGTTATCTCTCGTCGCCTACCGCTTCAGCGATGCGATGGTGTCCGAATTGCGAGCCGGGGTGCGCAGTGCGGATTATGCTCAAGTACGTGCCGCTGCCGCCTCTGGCGTTCACTACGCAGCAGCGTTATTGGCCGACCCCGAGTTGCTGGCTCTCGATGTAGGCAACCCCTATGACAATCCCGCCTACTTCCAGGATATTCCCGTCCCGCTCGATCCCACCAACCCTAGCGGTAAACAAGCTTACTTTTCCATCATCCATGTGGCTCCGCTAACGGGAGGGGGGTATCAACAGCGCTTCGGACTGGCAGATGAAGGAGGTAAAATCAACATCAATGCTCTAATTGCGCTCGATCCCACCGGTGAGACGCTCTACAACGCGTTGCTCAAGCTGCCCAACATGACGCCAGAGATTGCGGACGCCATCGTAGACTGGGTGGACAGCAACGAAGACACCCGCCCCAATGGTGCCGAGAGTGCTTACTACCGCGGCCTGGCCCAGCCTTACTCGGCCAAAAACGGCCCCCTCAATACTCTCGATGAACTGCTTCTGGTCAAAGGTGTCACACCCCAATTGCTCTACGGCACCGACCGCAACCGCAACGGTATCGATGACGAAAATGCCGGGTGGGTGGATCGGGGCTGGAGCGACTACCTGACTGTCTATGGCCGCGAAGTCAATGTCGATTCCTCCGGGATTCTCCGCATTTGGATTAACGGGGACGACATCGTCGGCATCTATCAAGCCCTGCTCAATTCCGGCCTCGACGCAGACATGGCCGCCTACATTGTCGCTGTCAAAATCTTCGGATCGAATAACCTGCTCCGCGTCACAGACGACGGCCAAATTCAGTCCCAAAACAAAGGGATGGGCAGGGGAATGGGAATGGGTAAACAACAACAGGAAGTGTACGTACCGGTCGGCGCTGAGGACTTGATCTCTGCGGTCGAAGCCCGTTTGGCCACAATTGCCACCAGTGGGCGGGCGATCAATTCGGTCCTGGACTTGATCAATACGGGTATCGTCTTGCAGCGCAACAGCCGCTCGAATCCTCCTCAATCCCTCGTCTATTTCTCGCCCCTGAACGATCCGGCCCGCCGGGCTGAGTTACTCCCCGTTCTTCTCGACAAGATTTCAACGCGCGAAGCGGTGGAGATGATCCCACGTCTCAATGTCAACACTGCTTCACGGGAAGCCCTACTAGGATTACCCGGCCTGACGGAAACCGACGTGGATAACATCTTGGCCGTGCGCGACAACATCGTGCCTTTTTCTTTGGAAGCGATGACGGGGGCTTGGCTCCTGACCGAAGCCGGCTTGTCGGTGAGCAAATTCCGGAATCTGGAACGACTCATTACCGGCACCAGTATGGTGTACAGGGTCGAGGTCGTTGGCTACTTCGCCGAGGGCGGTCCCACCGCACGGGTGGAAGCCGTCATTGACAGCAATCTCGGCGCCCCCCGGATTCTCTACTTCCGCGACTTGGGCGATTTGGACCAACCCCGCGCTTATTCCCCCCAGCGGAGCATTAATCCTTAG